In the genome of Campylobacter concisus, the window ATATGGCGAAAGCACAAAACAGTCTGGTCAAGACAAAAGAATACCTACAGGAAAATATAATCTAGTATGGCATGTTTCTACAAAATATTCAAAAGACAAATACTCCAAAAATAAGCGTGGAAATTTTTTAGAAAATGGATTTCCAAAATTATATAATAATGATGTTCCTAAAAGTAGAGCCATATTAATACATGTTGGTAGCAAAGGAGAGCATTCTGAAGGATGTTTGCTGCCAGGAAGCGATGTCGTTGTTAGTGAAATAAATGGAAAAAGATACGTTACAGGTGTTTCTGGCAACATAAACAAATTCTATCAGCTTATAGAATATATCGAGAGCAATGGAATAGATAACGTAAAAGTTGTGATTGAGGAAAAATACGAAGATTATAAATAAAATAATTCTTTTATGGCTAATGGTATTTGTGTCGCCATCTCTTTTTGCAGAGCAAACCACCGAGAAGTGTTTTAATGGCTTTTTAGATAATAAAGCACATTTTGCCAAACAAGATAAATTTGACGATTTTGATTTTTCTAACATTTTAGCTGACAAGCGTATAAAATTTTTGGGTTATATCGGAGCCAATTATCAAAGACTACATATAAATTTTGATAGCATTAAAAAGATATCAAGGTCAAAATATATAGTATCTGGCAACTATAAAATAACCGAAGAAGCTCGCCCATTTAACGGCGAAATTAAAATATCTGAAATAAGAAAATATACAAATTTTAACTACGGTGTTGATGATTTTATGAAAGGCAAAATCAATGCCCAAGGCATAGCCTTGGCGACCTATTTTATAAAAGGCGAAACAGAAAAATTTCAAGCTAAAGGCTGCATGCTAACAAGATGGTACATTGACAACGATGAAAAATTGCTATACGACGATATATCAGAAGATGAGGATTTGTACGCAAATAATTTTTTTGTGGAGAGTGTAAGGTGGACAAGGTACAAATAAAGCCATGCGCATGGGGTCATTGCAGGATACCAAATAGCGGCGATCTTGACATACATGGGGGCTGGGGAATTTAGTCCGAACCCAAAATATCTTGGCAACGGCTGGAGCGACTTTAATAAAGATGAATAAAATTGCAATGAAACACTTTTTAATACTATCTCTAATTTTAGGTTTTCTAAATTTAACAGCTAGTGAAAATTTACCGCGCACAACAAGCATAGACAAAATCAAAGTAGGTAAAATTTTACCTACAAGTAATTTATCATCTAAAAAAATCAAATATTTTTTAGACGGTGAAAAAGCAAGCTTCATAAATTTATCAAGAACACAGATAATGACGCTCGATTTTTGTTGTGGTGGTAGCGGTGAGGTCCAAAGGATAAATGTCAAATTTTTTGATAAAAATTTGACTAAAGATTATATAAATTCCAGCAAAATAAAAGATTTCACTACAAATTCTGGCATAAAACTTGGCGACAAACAAGACCAAATTTTAAAGAAACTAGGTAAGCCAAACGATCTGCAAGAAGAAAATGCCACCTCTATCGTCACCTACATCACTGAGCAAAATGAGAGCAAACTCTTACAAGAATTTGATATGCCATTCTACTACGAGAAATTCATCTTTTCTAATGGAGTTTTAAAAGAGTATGAATTTGGGTTTGAGTACCCGTGATATTCCGCGGACCAGGATATCAATTCCATAGAGAAGCAAAGGATATATTACAGCCTAAAAGCGTAGAATTTCTACTCTTCGTCCAAATTTATTTCAGGTAGTTTCTCTTCGATAAAGCTCTTATCTTTTTTGGTAGCTGACGCAACCTCACTAGCTTTTTTTAAAAGCCCATCAAGCCCTTGTCTTGCCAAACGCTCATTTAGCTGCTCTGGCGTATCTTTCACGCCATCAAGATCACTAAAATCATCAAATTCTTCATCGTCTTCTTTTTGTATCTTTATCTCGTAATCAAGCTTACCATTAAGTCTAGCTAGCTCGTCGCTTATCGCAGTGCAAAAGACCTCAGTGTATCCTCTGTGAGCGCAGTTTTTGGCTAGAAATTCACTCATCACGTTTAGGTGATTTATATAGTCATCTTGCAAGATATTTGCCTGTAAAAGCTCGAATTTTAAAAAAAGCCAGTAGGTATTAAGCACGTCACTTTCGCAGTATTCGTTGATCTTATCAAGCTCATCTGCATAGTATAGCTCAAGCACTTGATCGCCGTGCACATCGTACTTGCCAGGTAAATTTAAGCTAGCGCAAAGTGTGTCAAGCTTTAGCCCTCTTACGCTTCCAAAATCGCTTATAAAATCAAGCAAATCAAGGTGAAATTTAGGCGAATACCTTGCCCTATAGTTTTCCCATTTGTTTTTGTTTAGCTCTTTATTTTCGCTCTCGTAATACGCCGCTGCATTTAGGTTATAACGCATCGCACGCACCATTAGCATAGGCAGGTCAAAGCCTCTGCCATTAAAACTAACAAGCCTTGGATTGTAGTCATTTATAAATTTTAAAAATTTAGCGATGATCTCGCGCTCGTCCCTGCCCTCCATCGTGCTAACTTTTAAAAATTTGCCGTACTCATCAGCCATTACCGCAGAGATAGCCACGACTCTATGAAACATCACAGGCAAAAACTCACTCCCACTGGCCTCTTTTTGCAGCTTCATCGCTTGCACGCTCACATCTTCATCGCTCCCATCAATGCCATAAATTTTTCTTATCAAATTTGCATCAGGTATCGTTTCGCAGTCAAAGACACAGATGTAACTTTTCGCCATTTTAGCCCTTTTTTAAGCATTTTTTTTTAAAATCATACCAAAAATTTATATCTAAAGTGATCAATGCAAAACAAAAATCAACTAAAAATAGCCATCGTCAAACTCTCCGCTCTTGGGGATATCGTGCACGCAGCTATTGTGCTTCAGTTTATCAAAAAGCACTATCCAAATGTCCATATCACGTGGCTAATTGATGCTCGTTTCGCAAGTCTTTTAAAAAATCATCCGCTTATCGACGAGCTAGTCGTTTTACCGCTTAAACAAAGCTTTAAACAAAGCTATAAGATACTAAAAACCCTTGGTAAATTTGACAAAGTGATCGATCTGCAAGGACTTTTTAAATCAGCCATCGTAGCAAAAATAATAGGCAAGCAAACTTATGGCTTTAGCAGAGAAAGTGTCAAAGAAAAGATCGCGGCTAGGCTTTATAGGCATAAATTTAAGATCGACTACAATGAAAATATCATAGTTAGAAATTTAAGCCTTGTTGGATACGCTCTAAATTTTAGCTTTGAAGCAAGTGAAATTTTAGAAAAAGTACCTTGCTTTGAAGCAAGTGAAATTTATAAAAATGAAAGTGATAAAAAACGCGTTTTGATCGCTGCCTTTGCAAGCGAAGAGAGTAAAATTTATAACAAATTTAAAGACGTAATTAGATTACTTGATGGATGTGAAATTTACCTTTGCTACGGAAGTGAGAGCGAGAAAGTAAGGGCTGAGGCGATCATCTCAGGCACCTCAGCAAAACTACTTGAAAAACTAAGCATAAAAGAGATGATAAGCTTCATTACAAGTTGTGATTTAGTAATTGGCAACGATAGTGGTCTAACGCACCTTGCTTGGGCGATGAATAGGCCTTCTATCACGCTTTTTGGCAACCGTCCAAGCCACAGAAATGCTTACATCACTGATAAAAATTTAGTTATAGATATGGGCAAGCAAATAGACGCCAGAAGTATCGATAAAAACGACTTTTGCATAAGAGAAATTTACCCTGAAACGGTTGCAAATTTTGCAAAAAGGCTGCTAAATGGATAGGCTCTATCTAGCTGGCTTTTACACATTAAAATTTCTTATATTTATATTGCCAAGCTCCCTTCAAAACCTGCTTGCTAAATTTTTAGTATTTGCATTTATGAAGCTTAAAAAAAAGAGATTTCACGTCGTGATGACAAATTTAGACCTCGCTTTTGGCGAGACAAAGAGCAAAGAAGAGAAGCTAGAGATCGCCAAAAAATGCTACTACAACTTTGCAAAATATCTTGGTATAAATTTCATTCTCAATCAAAACACGACAAAGCAAAAGATACTTGAGCAAGTTGTTTTTAAAAATGAGCACTTTTTACTTGATGCGATAAAATCTGGCAGGCCTATCATCGTTACAACGGCACATTTTGGGCAGTGGGAGATATTTGGCCTAGCTGTCGCGGCTCGCTTTGGAGCTTCTTCAGCGCTTGGCAGAAGGCTTGATAGCAGCGTCATGGATAAAATTTTAAGAGCAAATAGAGCGCAGTTTGACGTGGAGCTAATCGATAAAAATGGCGGCGCAAAAGATATCTTAAAAGCGCTAAAAGCTAGGCGAATAGTAGGAATTTTAGTAGATCAAAACACAGCGCCAAAAGATGGCATAAAGGTGCAGTTTTTTGGCAAAGACGTGCTTCACACGCCAGCTGCAAGCGTGCTAGCTCAAAAGACAAATGCCCTTATCATAAACGCATTTATCTACCAAAAAGGTGAAAATTTAAATGAAATTTGCTTTGAAGAGCCTATCGACATAAGTACGTTTGACAAAGAAGATGCTGTGCAAAAAGCGACGCAAATGCAGTGCAGCGCTTGCGAAGAGATGGTTAGAGCAAGGCCTGAGGAGTACTTTTGGTTTCACAAACGCTTTAAAAGATTTTACGAAAAAGAGTA includes:
- a CDS encoding lipid A biosynthesis lauroyl acyltransferase; amino-acid sequence: MDRLYLAGFYTLKFLIFILPSSLQNLLAKFLVFAFMKLKKKRFHVVMTNLDLAFGETKSKEEKLEIAKKCYYNFAKYLGINFILNQNTTKQKILEQVVFKNEHFLLDAIKSGRPIIVTTAHFGQWEIFGLAVAARFGASSALGRRLDSSVMDKILRANRAQFDVELIDKNGGAKDILKALKARRIVGILVDQNTAPKDGIKVQFFGKDVLHTPAASVLAQKTNALIINAFIYQKGENLNEICFEEPIDISTFDKEDAVQKATQMQCSACEEMVRARPEEYFWFHKRFKRFYEKEYEC
- a CDS encoding DUF5675 family protein, with the protein product GMWVDGDEGVGVCTINNNIIYITRKWEYKASSHSSSSTVSEFKISDSDLTGYILEPYGESTKQSGQDKRIPTGKYNLVWHVSTKYSKDKYSKNKRGNFLENGFPKLYNNDVPKSRAILIHVGSKGEHSEGCLLPGSDVVVSEINGKRYVTGVSGNINKFYQLIEYIESNGIDNVKVVIEEKYEDYK
- a CDS encoding 3'-5' exonuclease: MAKSYICVFDCETIPDANLIRKIYGIDGSDEDVSVQAMKLQKEASGSEFLPVMFHRVVAISAVMADEYGKFLKVSTMEGRDEREIIAKFLKFINDYNPRLVSFNGRGFDLPMLMVRAMRYNLNAAAYYESENKELNKNKWENYRARYSPKFHLDLLDFISDFGSVRGLKLDTLCASLNLPGKYDVHGDQVLELYYADELDKINEYCESDVLNTYWLFLKFELLQANILQDDYINHLNVMSEFLAKNCAHRGYTEVFCTAISDELARLNGKLDYEIKIQKEDDEEFDDFSDLDGVKDTPEQLNERLARQGLDGLLKKASEVASATKKDKSFIEEKLPEINLDEE
- the waaC gene encoding lipopolysaccharide heptosyltransferase I, which translates into the protein MQNKNQLKIAIVKLSALGDIVHAAIVLQFIKKHYPNVHITWLIDARFASLLKNHPLIDELVVLPLKQSFKQSYKILKTLGKFDKVIDLQGLFKSAIVAKIIGKQTYGFSRESVKEKIAARLYRHKFKIDYNENIIVRNLSLVGYALNFSFEASEILEKVPCFEASEIYKNESDKKRVLIAAFASEESKIYNKFKDVIRLLDGCEIYLCYGSESEKVRAEAIISGTSAKLLEKLSIKEMISFITSCDLVIGNDSGLTHLAWAMNRPSITLFGNRPSHRNAYITDKNLVIDMGKQIDARSIDKNDFCIREIYPETVANFAKRLLNG